From Mercenaria mercenaria strain notata chromosome 17, MADL_Memer_1, whole genome shotgun sequence, the proteins below share one genomic window:
- the LOC128549916 gene encoding uncharacterized protein LOC128549916: TPKEWTEYEPVTKCKQKDLKQQGRGNKPHPADEITDEEINLLYDAHQLGPASPSPLIDTLWFNNTLHFGMRTGAAEHRNLCWGDLKLHYDDDLKCEYTEYHERQTKTHTCEGIRIVRTSNARMYATAVENRCPVMIYKKYASKRPCGMQNDDSPIYLASITNSEQPAEERERLFIS, from the coding sequence ACGCCAAAAGAATGGACGGAGTATGAACCtgtaacaaaatgtaaacaaaaagacTTAAAACAGCAAGGTCGTGGTAATAAACCACATCCCGCTGATGAAATTACAGACGAAGAAATTAATCTTTTGTATGACGCCCATCAATTAGGGCCTGCCTCACCGTCACCATTGATAGACACTCTATGGTTTAACAATACCCTGCATTTTGGAATGAGGACTGGTGCTGCTGAACACAGAAACTTATGCTGGGGTGATTTGAAACTGCACTATGACGATGACTTGAAATGTGAATATACTGAATATCATGAACGCCAAACCAAAACGCACACTTGTGAAGGTATTCGCATTGTCAGGACATCAAATGCAAGAATGTATGCTACCGCAGTTGAAAACAGGTGCCCTGTAATGATTTACAAGAAGTATGCCAGCAAACGACCTTGTGGAATGCAAAATGATGACAGCCCCATTTATCTAGCTTCAATAACAAATAGTGAGCAACCAGCAGAGGAGCGTGAAAGGTTGTTCATTTCATAG